The Cydia fagiglandana chromosome 4, ilCydFagi1.1, whole genome shotgun sequence genome has a window encoding:
- the LOC134663348 gene encoding uncharacterized protein LOC134663348 — MMMEPRTSLHIPEKILGVIDIVNNHKNKPGQQYQPAQNQQYQPQYPQYYQPGNHQGQYQGQYQGQGQQSQVQGQNQGQFYPGPTQGTYPQNNAPVYPQPQPTYPQYPVQNGQTQAQGQYQYQNGYQGQNQQGQYQGQNQQGHYQGQNQQGQYQGQAQTGFQNGNQYPNQAGQFQGQTQGQYTGQEVSTGQFQAVQSTGSQTTGFQVTGGHTGNQGPACVCQAWTKPNATKGETGPLEKTENTEVNEVPVRM; from the coding sequence ATGATGATGGAACCCAGAACCTCGCTCCACATACCAGAGAAGATTCTCGGCGTGATAGACATCGTCAACAACCACAAGAACAAGCCTGGCCAACAGTACCAACCAGCGCAGAACCAGCAGTACCAGCCACAGTACCCACAGTACTACCAGCCAGGGAATCACCAAGGCCAGTACCAAGGGCAGTACCAAGGACAAGGGCAGCAAAGCCAAGTTCAAGGTCAAAATCAGGGACAATTCTACCCAGGACCAACCCAAGGGACATATCCTCAGAATAACGCTCCAGTATATCCTCAACCTCAACCTACTTACCCACAATACCCTGTCCAAAATGGACAGACCCAAGCACAAGGTCAGTATCAGTATCAAAACGGGTATCAAGGTCAGAATCAGCAAGGACAGTATCAAGGGCAAAATCAGCAAGGACATTATCAAGGGCAAAATCAGCAAGGACAGTATCAAGGGCAAGCGCAAACTGGATTCCAGAATGGAAACCAATATCCTAATCAAGCTGGGCAGTTCCAAGGGCAAACTCAAGGGCAATATACTGGTCAAGAAGTCAGTACCGGACAATTTCAAGCAGTCCAAAGTACAGGCAGTCAAACCACTGGTTTCCAGGTGACAGGAGGTCACACTGGGAACCAGGGACCCGCGTGCGTGTGCCAGGCCTGGACCAAGCCTAATGCGACGAAGGGTGAGACAGGACCTTTGGAAAAAACTGAGAACACAGAAGTGAATGAAGTGCCTGTTAGAATGTAA